The Coleofasciculus sp. FACHB-1120 region AAGTCGTTGGTAGTCAAACAGCAGGAGCAGTTGTTGCGGCTCGTCCTTTCTTGCTCAAAGATGGTAATCTTCTTTATCTGGCGGTCGTTGATATTTATGTGAATGGAGAACGCTTAGAAGGAAAGGGCGTGAAACCAGATATAGAAGTGCCGTTCCAGTTAGAATATGCTCAGGGAAGCGACCCTCAAAAAGCGAAAGCTGTAGAGGTTCTGGCTGAAGCTGTCAAGAATCAGAATCGAGGGGCATAATTGCATTAATAACCTCTCGGAAAGATGCGACTAATCGCGTCTCTACTATCTCTCTCTACTATCTCAAAATACGCTCAATCATCCCGTTGGCTTGCGAACTGTAGCCGCCGCCAAACAAATTAAAGTGATTAAGGATGTGATAGAGATTGTAGAGGGTTTTCCGGCGCTCGTAGCCTGGATCTAGAGGAAATACTTCGTTATAGCCGCGATAAAAGGCTGCGGGGAAGCCACCGAAAAGTTCTGTCATGGCGATATCAACCTCGCGATCGCCATAATATGCCGCTGGATCAAAAATGACGGGTTCTCCCGATGCCGTAAAGCCTGCATTTCCTCCCCACAAATCGCCGTGAACTAGGGATGGTTGAGGGTGGTAATCCGCTAGCAGTTCGGGAATTGTCGCCAGCAATTTCTCCTGTTGGGGAAAATGACCGCCGCGACGCTTTGCTAGCTGAAATTGATAGCCGAGACGATGCTTGGCATAGAATTCCGCCCAATCGGCTGTCCAAGTGTTGATTTGTGGCGTGGAGCCAATGGTGTTATTTCTGTCCCAGCCGAAGGCGTCTTTTCCAGCGCATTTGTGCATCGCCGCTAACTTCCGCCCCATTTCTTCCCAAGAATGGGTGTCGCCGCGCCCCATTTCCAGCCACTCCAGTACGATATAAGCAGAATTCCCCCCGGTGCCCCAGCCAATCGGTTTTGGCACCCGAATCGTGTGAGTTTCCTGCATTTGCTGGAGTCCCAGCGCCTCTGCCTCAAACATATCAACCAAAGACGCTTGGTTGATTTTGATGAAGTAGGTGCGTTTTCCATCGCTGACGGCATAGCCTTGATTGATGCAACCACCACTCACCGATTGCCGGTGCTGACTTTGAAACTTTTCACCCGTTAGGCGAGTGATTTGAGCGTCTATTTCTGTCCACATGGGAGAAATTTTAACCCAGAGTCACGCGAAGGCACGCAAAACTAGATTGACTTCTTTGCGTACCTTTGCGTAAAAAAAACTAGCTAACTGGCTTGATCGCAACCACACCATAAGCATCGCAAGAGAGATACTGTTGAGCCGCTGACTGGAGATCCGCCGCTTCCAATGCTTGAATTCGAGCCGGATAATTCAATGCTGGAGCCAAGTCACCCATCATGGTTTGATAGTAGC contains the following coding sequences:
- a CDS encoding fructosamine kinase family protein; amino-acid sequence: MWTEIDAQITRLTGEKFQSQHRQSVSGGCINQGYAVSDGKRTYFIKINQASLVDMFEAEALGLQQMQETHTIRVPKPIGWGTGGNSAYIVLEWLEMGRGDTHSWEEMGRKLAAMHKCAGKDAFGWDRNNTIGSTPQINTWTADWAEFYAKHRLGYQFQLAKRRGGHFPQQEKLLATIPELLADYHPQPSLVHGDLWGGNAGFTASGEPVIFDPAAYYGDREVDIAMTELFGGFPAAFYRGYNEVFPLDPGYERRKTLYNLYHILNHFNLFGGGYSSQANGMIERILR